CGCGAAGACCGCCCCTTCTTCTGGCACTACCCCAACCACTGGGGGCCGACCGGTCCGGGCATCGGGCCCCACAGCGCCGTGCGCAAGGGCGACTGGAAGCTCATCTACTACCACGCCGACCGGCGGTTCGAGCTGTTCAACGTCGCCGCCGACATCGGCGAGACCACCAACCTGGCCGACGACCAGCCCGAGCGCCTGGCTGCCATGGCTGCCGAGCTCACCGCCTACCTCGCTTCCGTCTCCGCCCAGATGCCCACCGACAAGCGCACCGGCAAACCCGTCCCCCTGCCCACCCTCTGACCCCAATGGCGTGAAGATGGGCACCGCCGCCTGAAGGCGGGACGCCGAACGTCCGGGAGAGGCGTCCCCATGCGGAGCGTAGGGACGAGAAGAGGGACGGGAAGAGGCGGGGCCCCATACTGTATCAACTGTGTGGGGGAGAGTGAGCAAGTATGGACAAATGGGCGAGAACGGGCGATTCGAGAGGCTCCGGCCATACCGGTTCAGGCCGGAAGATGAGCAAGTATGGACGGATGGGCGAGAATAGGCGATTCAAAGGGCTCCGGTCGCGCCGGGCCGGTCCGCGGGATGAGCCGGTATGAGGGGAGCCGCCGCGGGCATGAGCGTGAGGGGGAAACCAAAGGATCCCCTGCGTGCGGAAGAGGGCTCATTTCTTGCCGAGGAGAGCCTTGAGCTTGCCAAGAAGGCCCTCGGGCTTGGCCTTGGCCGCCTCGGCCTGGGCCTCGGGGGTCTCTTTGACCTCCACGTAGCCGAAGGTGAAGTCGGCAACGGCCTTGATGCCCTCGACGCGCGGGTCGTCGGTGAAATCCTTGAGTTGCTGGGGGGTCATCTTGTCGAGTTCGGCGGGGTGGACGTTGTGGAATCGGAGGACGCAGATGCGGTCGCCCTCGTGGAGGGGGTGGCGGCCCTTGATGCGGCGGAAGTTGACGTAGGTGCCGCGGGCCGACACGTCCTCGACGTAGTACGACTGGGTGCCCGGGGCGCAGGCGATGCGGGCGTGGTGGCGTGAGACCACGTTGTTGTCCACGTGGATGTTCGCGTCGGGGGCGCGGCCGAGAATGTTCTCGCGCCGCAGGACGATGTAGCGGGTGCGGTCAATGTTGTCGTGGACCTGTGCGACTTTGGGCATCCGTGGCGCCTCCTTTGTGTCACGGCCTGCTGGGCGAAGCGGGCTTGCGCGCCGCACGTTCGATCGCCAGGAGCTCGAGGCGGTGGCGCCAGGCGGGAAGCTCGGCCTGGCTGCCGCGTCGGTTGCTGAGGGCCTCGTTGAGGGAGCCTTCGACGCACTCGACGGCCCGCCGCTTCAGGTCGAGGGTCACGGCGAGCCGCCCGGTGGCGGTCGCCCGGTCGAGGTCGGCCACGGGATCGGCGGCCGGGCGCACATGGCGGATCTCCAGGCTCAGGCGCGCCTTGCCGTTGCGGACGCTCTCGAAAGCTACGCGGTCCACGCCCGGGCGGGTGGGGTCCACCGGCGGCGCGGGGCGCCAGGCCTGCCCGGGCCGCCGCAGGAGGGGCAGGGCCGGGCCGTGGAGGAACTGGACGAGCCAGGCCAACTGGGCGAGCTCGGGGGGCATGCCCTCGGGCGGCCTGTCCACCGCGGCGAGGCCGAAGTAGCCGGTGCTCAGGACGCGGAGGCGGGCGCCGACGAAGCTGGCGCCGCCCTCGACGGGGCGGCCGGAGATGGCGGCGATGCCCACGGTGCCCTCGACGACATGGCCAGGGCGGACGGCGGAGACCACGTAATCGAAGTCCACGCAGGCGAAGGCGCGGCCCGGCTGGCCGCCGTCGGTGGAGTAGCGGTAGCGGAGCACGTCGCCCGGCTCCAGCTTGGGCAGGAGCAGGTGGCCGGGGCCCGTGCCCGGGCCGGGGCTGTCGGGCAGGTCGTAGCTGGCAGGGTCGAGGGCCAACTGGCGGGCGAGCGCGTCGCAGGCGCCGGCATAGTCGCCGTTCCTCGCGCAGGCGGCGGCCAGGGCGCCGTGGTAGGCGGCGGTCTCGGGGCACCGCTCGATGGCGGCCCGGTAGCACGCAACGGCTCTCGGGTAGTTGCGCTCGGCGAGCGCGAGGTCGCCGAGCTGGGCCTGGAGGTCCGCCTCGGCGAGAGGGTGGCCCTGGGCCGAGGCGGCCTCGGCGAGGACGGCCCGGGCGTCGGCCGTGCGACCTGCGTCGCGGAGCGCGGCGGCGAGCTCGAGGCGCGCCGTGAGGCACGTGGGGAACCGCTCGATGCAGGCGCGCAGGCGCCGCTCGCGCTCGTCGAGGCCGGCATCGGGGGCGGCGTGCGCGGCGCAGCGTGCCGCGATAGCCTCGAGGGGCAGTTGGCCCGCGGCGAGGGCCTCGGCATCGGCCAGCAGCCAGAGGGTTTCGTGGGCGAGCCGACGGGAGGCGGCCCTCAAGAGGGCCAGCGCAGCGGCGGGCCGGCCGGCGAGCAGTTCGGCCTCGGCGGCTCGTCGGCGGAGGGCCGCGTCGGTGGGGCGGCTGGCCAGGGCCCCCGCGTAGATCTCCGCGGCCGGCGCGAACCGCCCCG
The Planctomycetota bacterium DNA segment above includes these coding regions:
- a CDS encoding FHA domain-containing protein; this translates as MPKVAQVHDNIDRTRYIVLRRENILGRAPDANIHVDNNVVSRHHARIACAPGTQSYYVEDVSARGTYVNFRRIKGRHPLHEGDRICVLRFHNVHPAELDKMTPQQLKDFTDDPRVEGIKAVADFTFGYVEVKETPEAQAEAAKAKPEGLLGKLKALLGKK
- a CDS encoding tetratricopeptide repeat protein; amino-acid sequence: MSSRAWAARAALGSLLAAAAVQAASLSPRRVERALARAQALADRDRPEDAIDKLRDLLETNPHCLQAHLLYIRLRSPTARAVVQKEYERKVNAEPEDAQLQFLAGYAEDDPAARLRRYRKAVELDPDLVAAQLELGRLYRTDAARDLAASRRALEMAASVEPERAEVHLELARTLAAAGRPGDAAEACRRALRLDRALEPAWFELACLLSRDEPAEAERTLAEAVRRCPASARLWWHLADFQWARAAWREAVPSLERVLALDPEGPRTPEARDRLAACCLACGWHRTARRLGTTAWSAAAAEMAAGRLGAEAFRHFLEASRLPPAARVAPLQQADGLAPESFVIRSALADSLFAAGRFAPAAEIYAGALASRPTDAALRRRAAEAELLAGRPAAALALLRAASRRLAHETLWLLADAEALAAGQLPLEAIAARCAAHAAPDAGLDERERRLRACIERFPTCLTARLELAAALRDAGRTADARAVLAEAASAQGHPLAEADLQAQLGDLALAERNYPRAVACYRAAIERCPETAAYHGALAAACARNGDYAGACDALARQLALDPASYDLPDSPGPGTGPGHLLLPKLEPGDVLRYRYSTDGGQPGRAFACVDFDYVVSAVRPGHVVEGTVGIAAISGRPVEGGASFVGARLRVLSTGYFGLAAVDRPPEGMPPELAQLAWLVQFLHGPALPLLRRPGQAWRPAPPVDPTRPGVDRVAFESVRNGKARLSLEIRHVRPAADPVADLDRATATGRLAVTLDLKRRAVECVEGSLNEALSNRRGSQAELPAWRHRLELLAIERAARKPASPSRP